A window of the Acanthochromis polyacanthus isolate Apoly-LR-REF ecotype Palm Island chromosome 10, KAUST_Apoly_ChrSc, whole genome shotgun sequence genome harbors these coding sequences:
- the ccnjl gene encoding cyclin-J-like protein, whose translation MGKMERELQWWKGQLAADIHQSLRIKELKLPVYRAHSPQIGMRRYFADLLASLSNRYQLCPTARHLAVYLLDLFMDHYDVAVKQLYVIALSCLLLASKFEEKEDRVPKLEQLNSLGFMCSLNLVLNKRDLIKMELLLLETFGWNLCMPTPAHFIDYYLHASVQEGDLYNGWPLSSLSKTKAFMDKYTHYFLEVSLQDHAFLSFRPSQVAAACVAASRICLQISPSWTTALHLLTGYTWDHLTQCIELMLLAHDNDVKEANKAKSTPPHRPSSLQSQPSHLSPVSAIQRPASSTSSSTSSTPQLLFQPDGFPHLSQHSPSLSQLQALADSQALSSVVNMSQDFLQSHRMGLLTGAPSMTPGGAFPSYPSLTSGLQPGARALPLQGPISVQMALAGEPRHCLSMAYSGGYLGAHHTFTAGCFDR comes from the exons ATGGGAAAGATGGAGAGGGAGTTGCAATGGTGGAAAGGACAGCTAGCTGCAGATATCCATCAGTCCCTCCGCATCAAG GAGCTGAAGTTACCGGTCTACCGGGCCCACTCTCCGCAGATTGGCATGCGGCGGTACTTTGCTGACTTGTTGGCAAGCCTGAGCAATCGCTACCAGCTCTGTCCAACAGCACGTCACCTGGCCGTCTACCTGCTGGACTTGTTCATGGACCACTATGATGTCGCTGTTAAGCAGCTCTATGTCATTGCGCTGTCCTGTCTGCTGCTAGCTA gTAAATTTGAAGAGAAGGAGGACCGGGTTCCCAAACTGGAGCAGCTGAACTCTCTGGGCTTTATGTGCAGCCTTAACCTAGTTCTCAACAAGAGGGATCTGATTAAAATGGAGCTTCTGCTACTGGAGACCTTTGGCTGGAATCTGTGCATGCCCACACCTGCCCACTTTATTGACTACTACCTCCATGCCTCGGTGCAGGAGGGCGACCTCTACAATGGCTGGCCTCTGTCCTCCCTCTCCAAGACCAAGGCTTTCATGGACAAATACACTCACTACTTCCTGGAGGTTTCATTGCAGG ACCACGCCTTCCTCAGTTTCAGACCATCCCAGGTTGCTGCTGCCTGTGTGGCTGCATCGcgcatttgccttcaaatttccCCAAGCTGGACTACTGCTCTGCATCTGCTAACAGGCTACACCTGGGACCACCTCACCCAGTGCATTgaactcatgttgct TGCTCACGACAACGATGTGAAGGAGGCCAATAAAGCTAAATCCACCCCTCCTCACCGGCCCTCCTCTCTGCAGTCCCAGCCCTCTCACCTCTCTCCTGTGTCGGCCATCCAGAGACcagcctcctccacctcctcctccacctcctccacaccACAGCTGCTTTTCCAGCCAGATGGCTTCCCACACCTTTCCCAGCATTCCCCATCCCTCTCCCAGCTCCAAGCCTTAGCTGACTCCCAGGCATTGAGCTCTGTGGTGAACATGTCTCAGGACTTCCTCCAGAGCCACAGGATGGGTCTGCTAACTGGGGCTCCCTCTATGACTCCTGGGGGTGCGTTCCCCTCCTACCCGAGCCTAACATCGGGTCTGCAGCCAGGGGCACGTGCATTGCCACTCCAGGGCCCCATTTCTGTGCAGATGGCCCTCGCTGGAGAACCACGACACTGTTTGAGCATGGCCTACAGCGGGGGGTACCTGGGGGCTCATCACACGTTCACAGCTGGGTGCTTTGACAGGTGA